One genomic window of Paraburkholderia acidiphila includes the following:
- a CDS encoding YheT family hydrolase, producing the protein MSTTDDTSKPGKAARVAAALEAQAVLLGAHYDTDYRAPFWLPGAHIQTIVPALFSRLPAPAYRRERWDTPDGDFIEVDWLDGKSAGANSRNAHNAPLFVLFHGLEGGSSSHYARALAAAAHARGWHAAIPHFRSCSGPLNLLPRFYHLADSAEVDWVLRRFAARHAGPLVVAGVSLGGNVLLHWLAQRREDAAIVSAAAAISTPLDVHAGSEMLTQGFGMIYTRSFLKTLKVKALQKLEQYPGLFDAQAVLASRTMYEFDNVVTAPLHGFRDTHDYYTQATIRPKLGEIVVPTLVLNARNDPFLPGRVLPARHEVSAAVELDQPAHGGHVGFMTGPFPGRSDWLAQRVFTYLSPFVSHG; encoded by the coding sequence ATGAGTACCACCGATGACACCAGCAAGCCTGGCAAGGCGGCCCGCGTCGCCGCCGCGCTCGAGGCCCAGGCTGTCCTGCTCGGCGCCCACTACGATACCGACTACCGCGCGCCGTTCTGGCTGCCCGGTGCGCACATCCAGACCATCGTGCCGGCGCTCTTCTCGCGCCTGCCCGCGCCCGCCTACCGGCGCGAGCGATGGGACACGCCCGACGGCGACTTCATCGAAGTGGACTGGCTGGACGGCAAAAGCGCCGGCGCGAATTCACGCAACGCGCATAATGCCCCACTCTTCGTGCTGTTCCACGGCCTCGAAGGCGGCTCCAGTTCGCACTACGCGCGCGCGCTCGCCGCGGCGGCGCACGCGCGCGGCTGGCACGCGGCGATCCCCCACTTTCGCAGTTGCAGCGGCCCGTTGAATCTCCTGCCGCGCTTCTACCATCTCGCCGATTCCGCCGAAGTCGACTGGGTCCTGCGCCGCTTCGCCGCCCGCCACGCCGGGCCGCTCGTCGTCGCGGGCGTGTCGCTCGGCGGCAACGTGCTGCTGCATTGGCTCGCGCAGCGCCGCGAAGACGCCGCGATCGTCTCGGCCGCCGCCGCGATCTCCACGCCGCTCGACGTGCATGCGGGCAGCGAAATGCTGACGCAGGGCTTCGGCATGATCTACACGCGCAGCTTCCTGAAAACGCTGAAGGTCAAGGCGCTGCAGAAACTCGAGCAGTATCCCGGTCTCTTCGACGCACAAGCCGTGCTCGCGAGCCGCACGATGTACGAATTCGACAATGTCGTGACGGCGCCGCTGCACGGTTTTCGCGACACCCACGACTACTACACCCAGGCGACGATCCGCCCGAAGCTCGGCGAGATCGTCGTCCCCACGCTCGTGCTGAACGCGCGCAACGATCCGTTCCTGCCGGGCCGGGTGCTGCCCGCGCGCCATGAAGTGAGCGCCGCCGTCGAACTCGATCAGCCCGCGCACGGCGGCCACGTCGGCTTCATGACGGGACCGTTCCCCGGTCGCAGCGACTGGCTCGCGCAGCGCGTGTTCACTTATCTCTCGCCTTTCGTCTCTCATGGATGA
- a CDS encoding DUF2946 family protein codes for MDDIVKQALARWPNVPHCTGWLMLDARGNWRMRDEAAQAQNAPGTAIRHEALLGFINRNYERDEQGQWYFQNGPQRVYVELEYTPWIVRLAAAHDGGDGALTLTDQGGQAFEPVAAYLDEAGSVIFADASTPPRAALLHDHDLDLFTDHAALADDAHSGTFHWRAGAALPLQPIQHADVSAHFAFVTSPARAEREAQLAEHSGTPPTPGN; via the coding sequence ATGGATGACATCGTCAAACAGGCGCTTGCGCGCTGGCCCAACGTCCCGCATTGCACGGGCTGGCTGATGCTCGACGCACGCGGCAACTGGCGCATGCGCGACGAGGCCGCCCAGGCGCAGAACGCCCCCGGCACGGCGATCCGCCACGAAGCGCTGCTCGGCTTCATCAACCGCAATTACGAGCGCGATGAACAGGGCCAGTGGTACTTCCAGAACGGGCCGCAGCGCGTGTATGTCGAACTCGAATACACGCCGTGGATCGTGCGTCTCGCCGCGGCTCACGACGGCGGCGATGGCGCACTGACGCTGACCGATCAGGGCGGTCAAGCGTTCGAGCCTGTGGCCGCCTACCTCGACGAAGCGGGCAGCGTGATCTTTGCCGATGCGAGCACGCCGCCACGCGCGGCGCTACTGCACGATCACGACCTCGACCTCTTCACCGACCACGCCGCGCTCGCGGACGACGCCCACAGCGGCACCTTCCACTGGCGCGCGGGCGCCGCGCTGCCGCTGCAGCCGATCCAGCACGCCGACGTGAGCGCGCACTTTGCCTTCGTGACGAGCCCAGCACGCGCCGAGCGCGAAGCGCAGTTAGCGGAACATAGCGGCACGCCGCCTACACCCGGGAACTGA
- a CDS encoding M48 family metalloprotease — MRLKRLLAAWLCASLAVSPQAYAQASNAAVLNLGAASPAGTKPAPAPSGPAPNAPSAAPALVSGPFDDSADPVIPASIAQGVFGTYGGAQSRLSAAGQSGASSASGNTSVRAPAWVPQLPDLGDGSGGALSPQAERRIGERVMREIRRDPDYIGDWLVRDYLNSVATRLAAAASAQFIGGYRPDFDLFAIRDSQINAFSLPGGFIGVNSGLIVVTQTESELASVLGHEMGHVLQRHIARMLSQSERTGLAALAGVLFGILAGVLAHSGDLGAGIALGSQAYAVDSQLRFSRAAEHEADRVGFQLLAGAGYDPWGMVAFFERLERSSMEDTGVPAYARTHPLTGERIADMQDRARRAAYRQPRQAPEYGFVRARVRVLQDRTRNEYIDEVSRLRSEIEDRTALNVAANWYGIAYAQMLLERYDDASASLANSRAAFAQFEAADGSKTRSSPSLDVLAVDIARRSGRLDDAVRLGEAAHKAWPDAHAATDALLQALIAARRFKEAQTLARSQTEAEPQQDAWWLYLAQASAGLGDALTQHRAMAEKLALDGAWPSAIRQLKEARDMKSVGYYDLSTIEARLHDFEARYKQERQDEKDEGRG; from the coding sequence ATGCGTCTGAAACGGCTGCTTGCTGCATGGTTGTGTGCGTCGCTCGCGGTCTCCCCGCAAGCGTACGCGCAGGCGTCGAATGCCGCCGTGCTCAATCTCGGCGCGGCTTCGCCAGCAGGCACAAAGCCCGCCCCGGCGCCCTCCGGCCCCGCGCCGAATGCGCCCAGTGCGGCACCCGCACTCGTCAGCGGCCCGTTCGACGATTCAGCAGACCCCGTCATCCCCGCCTCGATCGCGCAGGGCGTGTTCGGCACCTACGGCGGCGCGCAGAGCCGCCTTTCGGCAGCGGGCCAATCCGGCGCATCTTCCGCGAGCGGCAACACCAGCGTGCGCGCCCCCGCCTGGGTGCCGCAACTGCCCGATCTCGGCGACGGCTCGGGCGGCGCGCTCTCGCCGCAGGCCGAACGGCGCATCGGCGAGCGCGTCATGCGCGAGATTCGCCGCGACCCCGACTATATCGGCGACTGGCTCGTGCGCGACTACCTCAATTCGGTCGCCACGCGCCTCGCGGCGGCCGCGAGTGCGCAGTTCATCGGCGGCTATCGGCCCGACTTCGATCTGTTCGCGATCCGCGACAGCCAGATCAATGCGTTCTCGCTGCCAGGCGGCTTCATCGGCGTGAACTCGGGGCTGATCGTCGTCACGCAAACGGAATCCGAACTCGCCTCTGTGCTCGGTCACGAGATGGGGCACGTTTTGCAGCGGCACATCGCGCGCATGCTTTCGCAGAGCGAGCGTACCGGTCTCGCGGCGCTGGCGGGCGTGCTGTTCGGCATTCTCGCTGGCGTGCTCGCGCATAGCGGCGACCTCGGCGCCGGGATTGCGCTCGGCAGCCAGGCGTATGCCGTGGACAGCCAATTGCGTTTCTCGCGCGCCGCGGAGCACGAGGCAGACCGCGTGGGCTTTCAGCTGCTCGCGGGCGCGGGCTACGACCCGTGGGGCATGGTGGCGTTTTTCGAGCGGCTCGAGCGCAGTTCGATGGAGGACACCGGCGTGCCGGCCTACGCGCGCACGCACCCGCTCACCGGCGAGCGCATCGCCGACATGCAGGACCGCGCGCGCCGCGCCGCTTACCGGCAGCCTCGCCAGGCGCCCGAGTACGGCTTCGTCCGCGCGCGCGTGCGTGTGCTGCAGGACCGTACGCGCAACGAGTACATCGACGAGGTTTCGCGCCTGCGCTCGGAAATCGAGGACCGCACGGCGCTCAACGTCGCCGCGAACTGGTACGGCATTGCCTACGCGCAAATGTTGCTCGAGCGCTACGACGATGCCTCGGCGTCGCTCGCGAATTCGCGCGCGGCGTTCGCGCAGTTCGAGGCCGCAGACGGCAGCAAAACACGCAGCTCGCCGAGTCTCGACGTGCTCGCCGTGGATATCGCGCGCCGCTCGGGCCGGCTCGACGACGCCGTGCGGCTAGGCGAGGCCGCGCACAAGGCATGGCCGGACGCCCACGCGGCCACCGATGCGCTGCTGCAGGCGTTGATCGCGGCGCGCCGCTTCAAGGAGGCGCAGACGCTCGCGCGCAGCCAGACCGAGGCCGAGCCGCAGCAAGACGCATGGTGGCTTTATCTGGCGCAGGCGAGCGCAGGACTCGGCGACGCGCTCACGCAGCATCGGGCGATGGCGGAGAAGCTCGCGCTCGACGGCGCGTGGCCCTCGGCCATCCGTCAGCTCAAGGAGGCGCGCGACATGAAATCGGTGGGCTACTACGATCTGTCGACCATCGAAGCGCGCCTGCACGACTTCGAGGCGCGTTACAAGCAGGAGCGCCAGGACGAGAAGGATGAGGGCCGCGGCTGA
- the moaC gene encoding cyclic pyranopterin monophosphate synthase MoaC: protein MPELTHFDAAGDAHMVDVGGKAETKRIALASGTIRMLPETFALIRDGHAKKGDVIGVARIAAIQGAKRTSDLIPLCHPLAITRVKVDFALDEALPGVHCTAQVETLGRTGVEMEALTAVQVGLLTVYDMCKAVDRGMTITDVRVLEKHGGKSGDWVAER from the coding sequence ATGCCCGAACTCACGCATTTTGACGCTGCCGGCGACGCCCACATGGTCGACGTTGGCGGCAAGGCAGAGACGAAGCGCATTGCGCTTGCGAGCGGCACGATCCGCATGTTGCCGGAAACCTTCGCGCTGATCCGCGACGGCCACGCGAAAAAAGGCGACGTGATCGGCGTTGCGCGCATCGCCGCGATCCAGGGAGCGAAGCGCACCTCGGATCTGATTCCGCTGTGCCACCCTCTCGCGATCACGCGCGTGAAAGTCGACTTCGCGCTCGACGAAGCGCTGCCCGGCGTCCACTGCACGGCGCAGGTGGAAACGCTCGGCCGCACGGGCGTGGAAATGGAAGCGCTGACCGCCGTGCAGGTCGGCCTGCTGACCGTCTACGACATGTGCAAGGCGGTGGACCGCGGCATGACGATCACTGACGTGCGCGTGCTGGAGAAGCACGGCGGGAAGTCGGGCGATTGGGTGGCGGAGCGCTGA
- a CDS encoding nucleotide pyrophosphohydrolase — protein sequence MTLDELRAQVLAFRDERDWQQFHTLRNLIVSTSIEAGELLETVQWKTDAQIDALLADPAQLTHLKHECADVFIYLLLVAHTAGIDLVDAAAEKLKLNAQRYPVEKAKGSAAKYSEL from the coding sequence ATGACTCTCGACGAACTGCGCGCACAGGTTCTGGCGTTCCGCGACGAGCGCGACTGGCAACAGTTTCACACCTTGCGCAACCTGATCGTCTCCACGAGCATCGAGGCGGGCGAGCTGCTGGAAACGGTGCAGTGGAAGACCGACGCGCAGATCGACGCCCTGCTCGCCGATCCCGCGCAACTCACGCACCTCAAGCACGAATGCGCGGATGTGTTCATCTACCTTCTGCTGGTCGCGCATACCGCGGGGATCGATCTGGTCGATGCGGCAGCCGAAAAGCTCAAGCTGAACGCACAGCGCTACCCCGTGGAGAAGGCGAAAGGCAGCGCCGCGAAATACTCCGAGCTTTGA